A window of Gossypium raimondii isolate GPD5lz chromosome 7, ASM2569854v1, whole genome shotgun sequence genomic DNA:
TAAGATAGCTTCTCATCTCCCTGGCAGAACTGATAATGAGATTAAGAACCATTGGAATACTCACATTAAGAAAAAACTGAGGAAAATGGGGATTGATCCTCTCACCCACAAGCCATTAACCACAACCCAAGAACATCATCCCCAACAGCAGCGAGATGAGCAGAAGAAACAAGCTTCAAAGCCTGATGATGCCAGGTCTCAAGCACCAAAGGAACCTGAAGCTGAAACATCTTTAAAATCCACAATAACAGAAGCGAAGGAGGAAGAGCCAATGAATAACATTGGTATTGATGGTTTTTGCACAGATGAGGTTCCATTGATTGAATCCCATGAAATTCTGGTACGTAATCCTGCACCGTCAATATCTTCATCCTCATCCTCTTCGTGTCACTCTTCCATGTTCCTTGAAGAACTGCAGTTCTCTGATTTTGAATGGCCCTGTGATGATTACAACACAAGCAACAAGGAATTGAGCTTGTGGGATGATGATTTCAACATTTGGGATTTTCTAAGCAATGATGACACCGACAAAAAGCTAGCTCTTGATTcattatcatctcctctaatgcAGTGCCCAAGGATGGGTTTTGATCAAGATTCTCGCCCATATCAACTTCTCTAATTTATTTtgaggttttttatttttaatttcgatGTGGCTCTTATTTGTTGTAACTTGCCTCTCACTTGTCAtacaaagagaaagaaagaaaaataagatacCAAGAATGAGTTGCCAAAAAcccatactttttttttttttttcttttccaacacaattctcaaatacTTTCTCAAAGGACATTACTATGGTGTTAGCtgcaaattattattattcagCCAAATTGAGGGTGCATTTATTGATAAATGCaagtttgtaaattaatttgcaTTGCATTCGTTACTTTGTCTTAACTTGGCAACCACTATTTTAAAAGATTGCTTTGTCGTGTTAGCCTATACCCGTAGATTACTAGTAACAATGACAATGGTCCAAccgtatatataaaatataatataatcaaaCAAAGTATATGTCAAAATCTAAAAGTTAAGACTTGCCATACCCTCTCtctcaagttttttattttattttatttttatatatattcgtTTTATTGTTGTTTGTAGCTATCTCTCTTAATGATATTGTCTCCAAAATTTGAACTTACATTCCctcatgaaaaatataatctaacttGTCATTGCACTCAACATTTGTTGGCATTACCTAACTTTTATTTACTATCGTTAGAATTTACATTGGATACTTTGAATGTCCTTTTCGAACATTCGAACTATCTACATGGCATTAGAATGCCCAAAAAAGAAATTCGAATGTCATGATGTCATGATATCATGATAATATCATTAagttcttttttcaatttaaccattaGTTTGGGCATTAATGTCAACTCAAATTTGTTGGCAGATTTAGCCCTTTACTATCATTTTGATCATTTCCAATCCTCTACTTTCTGAAGTGTGTATTTTCAATCCGAAcgccaattttattttatttttttgaattttttcaaataatttgacatgatttttttataaaaaaaaaacatgtggtgaaatgacatatacatcttggctttttttttagtgggacaaatattatatattttatcattttctaatttttaaatgtgcaacaaatttatccatttgtataaaaaattgaCCGAGATATTTATATCGATCAtcacatgtttaaaaattaatcatgtCAAATTATTTAACGGAATTACCATGATTgaaaatacacattttaaaaggtagaagaattaaaatgaccaaattatattctcaaaagaaaaaatgaccaaattatagtagagagactaaatcttcaaaatatatGGTACAAGGACTTTATatagaatttaacttatttaaatcacatgaatcaaattttaaacagaTGTATACCTATTAGATTTGTCCATGGGTCGAGCttggataaatatttttatcctcATCCCggacttaatttaaattaaatgatttttaaaatatttttatttaagcttaacaataaaaacatataaatataaatatattttattttttaaactatatGGGGAAATTGGGTGGATTGGGCCAATCCTagaattttttgaaatcaaGCCTCGGCCTAGTTCGTTGACAATAATACTTATTGGGTGGATAATTTAGATTTGGCGTGTCAAAAGAATAGCTCTTCTAAAGCTTAATGTCATTGTTtagtttaacatgtttaaattacCCATATAGTAGGTGGACACgtgattataatttaatttacttgttCTAAATATACTCCAagtaaaatcaattttaagatTATAAATGATAGTTTTTTGAAGACAATATCAATTGTGGTGGCATGAAGCAGGAAGTTGGGTATAAATGCAGTgttcattttaaaagaaaataaatcccaAGATTAGAATACAAAAACCTAAAAGGATTGCACAATCATTTTCCTAGGAATGTGAGAGATTAGAGACAATAGCTTTTGTTTATGATGAGAGAATTTGAGCAGCCAATGAGCACTAAGTTTGTTGGCCTATGCTCATGGTTTTCCATCCAATCACttttgaactttttattttatttttaattaagttatcaattactaataaatatgttatttgtgaataatttttagaattaaataagGAGACGTGACACTTGAACCTCAGTTATAAGAAAGAATTTTGCTAACAAATATTTAACACCACTCTtttatattacaatatataatatcttattttaatatattaaaaatcttgaataaaattattaattatttttaacgtATCCTAAAACACTCATTAATAAAATCGTGATGAATCATatagtgattaaataaataaatattattattagcatatttaaattaggttaaactaatttataatatcatgtgattttatatgttaattttttaattattaaaact
This region includes:
- the LOC105801298 gene encoding transcription factor MYB20 isoform X2; amino-acid sequence: MGRQPCCDKVGLKKGPWTAEEDKKLFNFILTNGQCCWRAVPKLAGLLRCGKSCRLRWTNYLRPDLKRGLLSEYEEKMVIDLHAQLGNRWSKIASHLPGRTDNEIKNHWNTHIKKKLRKMGIDPLTHKPLTTTQEHHPQQQRDEQKKQASKPDDARSQAPKEPEAETSLKSTITEAKEEEPMNNIGIDGFCTDEVPLIESHEILFSDFEWPCDDYNTSNKELSLWDDDFNIWDFLSNDDTDKKLALDSLSSPLMQCPRMGFDQDSRPYQLL
- the LOC105801298 gene encoding transcription factor MYB20 isoform X1, translating into MGRQPCCDKVGLKKGPWTAEEDKKLFNFILTNGQCCWRAVPKLAGLLRCGKSCRLRWTNYLRPDLKRGLLSEYEEKMVIDLHAQLGNRWSKIASHLPGRTDNEIKNHWNTHIKKKLRKMGIDPLTHKPLTTTQEHHPQQQRDEQKKQASKPDDARSQAPKEPEAETSLKSTITEAKEEEPMNNIGIDGFCTDEVPLIESHEILVRNPAPSISSSSSSSCHSSMFLEELQFSDFEWPCDDYNTSNKELSLWDDDFNIWDFLSNDDTDKKLALDSLSSPLMQCPRMGFDQDSRPYQLL